A region from the Helicobacter kayseriensis genome encodes:
- a CDS encoding autotransporter outer membrane beta-barrel domain-containing protein — protein MKKYISLALSTILTQALAVDCTTETTEIKQGETCTISLNQKLEISGAKLNNQGTLVFENYSSLSFKAMPLIGGSISSNSITGESQRGKILINGYSTKINAENSNLSILNQDINFSSGKGLTIIANTLTLGDTGKETVLSSQSSAELILSVSSTEFKNAKIQNLKITSDKLTTLTANQLTLDNVSLTSTQDLSLNSLQANSATVPASQTSQATLTLTKESYIKGKKFTISGDYKVSGGGNVTFGGESVEVGKATADTSVLSQSVQSVTSFIGSNSQEEEGKKTSIGFYGTNDGAGVLFHQVSAEDVTLQVIKDGDGAVLGNVSTTLKDAILEGRDSRGQSQVLVIENGNSTKTNQGVIKVQASSTNAERATEHQSTLSGAGIGIYGHKIEIGKDTSSQNKTGAPYILNLTTDDNAGEIALGKENSQNQANAIDVQQEGNKDGEVSIEGKNGSNLKNGAKHTLKLGGNKLIFDGSVMLKNLSIQTQSKNDFLVIEGKTSKSILNLESIDLSVGMLDAKGEGKYQGLFFTSQESDQRSILKATTDTSMKASEFVFKNQNLELTQNKTLNLYAYGAVDLPKDSQQAIPESIGRFAFYDTTFASSSAQGAESREDASSSTTLKLYSGENGAKILSSGWVLKDMNLESLKIQNGAKNGEKNGETKASLDLSDRASNLTALGKVTLSAADFRYQQGGEIVQGVGMDLFVGDSTAVGNLVLKSDQKSQTQSDEASEKFIIGGTLTLDHSSINMNNKSRKTGGQSTFDIEIGSKKLSEFKIGLIVEGGISALHANTAGQSTEIKAETFDFQASSKVHSKNGILKLTSKNGLIEIKGTTILEGTETAKASIEANKQNGAMGVDATTPMLALHDVEVRGSAELKNNFAFKNSNILAQGDGTNKTFTIQKGNGTKTGETIDGVDTLTLQSAVIDVKNSSNGAELQLNSGGKITSSGESELKTAGLSIASQALQEGGTQSSLIALEVLDGTLKITETTAKDKIGTISLGHKNASDTYEGGNLILLKNGEQKQEAYNALKIQAPLTSYGDSSITASSFSVEVSSQDPVISSVGGELKLIAKGTSAEVGMSAIAGEQNTPLKITSGEIKLVNGSLGFYTSKEKTADLTLGQITLGNIQAQGTLSSDSATKITSIGNSTIKTSQNGLQLHHTEIASTGGTLQLVGLKGESTFGNIVLNNGGLIALAGGDSKDTQESIKLGSGKTITMISSSPYVSPSAPLGGGGFGQIQAKSVSFEGNSTESQKLINLVIKPEKLASGVELFSLREGDLVLIKTSEGITKNTTTTLVEASNSQNGIKIDLTDISLDYGGYKSLQLTPKLEEDESKSKVLSLLLGVSVVQNNISELLESVQDPTKRKELEATLAQGRLEEIADSILTSSNHPLKVGIAENIAQGNTQIVSEVLYYADDGFDALAHLASTTYNIYEQMSSLSFGSLQNRMARIKNPYAPQEELATLLREASKYAYASDDDGIILDVAEEKRLDKGGIWASYDGAMRSGRSVSSSVNGLSAGYDGVIDDHVLLGGFVSYLYGGYNGEHIQNSSHNIHLGLYSRMYFGGHEIDLVLSQMIGINSSTLNVGYGTFPAMFNGEFGFNWYATSFQARYGYAFALGEEESPYYLKPVFGIDTAFILNDQTQTNATASIGITKRENVRFDLIAGLELRKYFNAESYVFVLPMVQAGIINLGNQIQVGFVGSRALAYDFDQKQDINVGIYAGGQGSVAQNLAISGGMGIKMGVKNTDVITSWNVGLKYKF, from the coding sequence ATGAAAAAATATATTTCCCTTGCATTATCAACCATATTAACACAGGCTTTGGCTGTGGATTGTACGACTGAGACCACTGAAATTAAACAAGGCGAGACTTGCACAATTTCTTTAAATCAAAAATTAGAGATCTCTGGAGCCAAACTTAATAATCAAGGAACTCTTGTTTTTGAAAACTACTCTTCACTGAGTTTTAAGGCAATGCCACTCATTGGAGGGTCGATAAGCTCTAATTCCATCACGGGGGAAAGCCAAAGAGGGAAGATTTTGATCAATGGTTACAGCACTAAAATTAACGCAGAAAATAGTAATCTCTCAATCCTCAATCAAGATATTAACTTCTCAAGCGGAAAAGGTCTGACAATCATTGCTAATACACTCACACTTGGAGATACAGGCAAAGAAACAGTACTTTCTAGCCAATCAAGTGCTGAGCTTATTTTGTCTGTGAGTTCGACTGAGTTTAAAAATGCCAAGATTCAAAATCTAAAAATCACAAGTGATAAGCTTACAACTCTCACTGCCAACCAACTCACATTGGATAATGTCTCTTTGACTTCCACACAAGATCTTTCATTAAATAGTTTGCAAGCAAATAGTGCAACAGTCCCAGCCTCTCAAACTTCACAAGCAACTCTAACTCTTACCAAAGAAAGCTACATCAAGGGGAAGAAATTTACAATCTCTGGAGATTACAAGGTATCAGGAGGGGGAAATGTCACTTTTGGAGGAGAGAGCGTTGAGGTTGGAAAAGCTACGGCAGATACTTCTGTATTATCACAATCTGTACAAAGCGTGACGAGTTTTATTGGATCTAACTCACAAGAAGAAGAGGGCAAAAAAACCTCAATTGGTTTTTATGGGACCAATGATGGGGCTGGTGTGCTTTTTCATCAAGTCAGTGCAGAAGATGTGACTTTGCAAGTGATTAAGGATGGAGATGGGGCAGTTTTGGGGAATGTCTCCACGACACTGAAAGATGCCATTTTGGAGGGGAGAGATAGTCGGGGTCAAAGCCAAGTCCTTGTGATTGAAAATGGGAATTCTACAAAGACTAATCAAGGGGTGATTAAAGTGCAGGCTTCTAGCACAAATGCAGAAAGAGCTACCGAGCATCAAAGCACTCTCAGTGGAGCAGGGATTGGGATTTATGGACATAAGATTGAGATCGGAAAAGATACATCTAGTCAAAATAAGACAGGAGCACCCTATATACTAAATCTTACAACAGATGATAATGCCGGAGAAATCGCTCTAGGCAAAGAGAATTCTCAGAATCAGGCAAATGCTATTGATGTTCAGCAAGAGGGAAATAAAGATGGAGAGGTGAGCATTGAGGGAAAAAATGGATCTAACCTAAAAAATGGCGCAAAGCATACTCTTAAATTGGGAGGAAATAAACTGATTTTTGATGGCTCTGTGATGCTCAAAAATCTTTCTATCCAAACACAAAGCAAAAATGATTTTCTTGTCATTGAAGGTAAGACAAGCAAAAGTATTTTGAATCTTGAAAGCATTGATTTATCTGTAGGAATGCTTGATGCAAAGGGGGAGGGGAAATATCAAGGATTATTTTTTACCTCTCAAGAGAGCGATCAGAGATCTATACTTAAAGCTACGACAGACACAAGTATGAAGGCTTCTGAATTTGTGTTTAAAAATCAAAACCTTGAACTCACGCAAAACAAAACCTTAAATCTTTATGCCTATGGTGCAGTTGATTTGCCTAAAGATAGTCAGCAAGCTATCCCTGAAAGCATCGGGAGATTTGCTTTTTATGATACGACATTTGCAAGCAGTAGTGCTCAAGGTGCAGAAAGTAGAGAAGACGCTTCTTCAAGCACAACTCTGAAACTCTATTCTGGAGAAAATGGTGCAAAAATCCTCTCAAGTGGATGGGTGCTTAAGGATATGAATCTTGAGAGTCTAAAAATACAAAATGGTGCAAAAAATGGCGAGAAAAATGGTGAGACAAAAGCTTCTCTTGACTTGTCAGATCGTGCAAGTAATCTTACAGCACTTGGGAAAGTCACGCTGAGTGCAGCTGACTTTCGCTATCAGCAGGGAGGAGAGATAGTCCAAGGTGTGGGAATGGATCTTTTTGTGGGAGATTCTACTGCTGTGGGGAATCTTGTTTTAAAAAGTGATCAAAAATCTCAAACTCAGAGTGATGAAGCAAGTGAAAAATTTATCATTGGCGGGACTCTGACTTTAGACCACTCCTCGATCAATATGAATAACAAAAGTCGCAAAACAGGCGGCCAAAGCACTTTTGATATCGAGATTGGGAGTAAAAAGCTTAGTGAATTTAAGATCGGGCTAATTGTTGAGGGTGGGATTAGTGCTTTGCATGCCAATACTGCAGGCCAAAGCACAGAGATCAAAGCAGAGACATTTGACTTTCAAGCAAGCTCAAAAGTTCATAGTAAGAATGGGATCTTAAAACTAACTTCAAAAAATGGGTTGATTGAAATTAAGGGGACAACAATCCTAGAGGGAACCGAGACAGCTAAAGCTAGTATTGAAGCTAACAAACAAAATGGAGCGATGGGAGTTGATGCCACCACACCGATGCTTGCACTCCATGATGTAGAAGTTAGAGGAAGTGCAGAGCTCAAAAATAATTTTGCATTCAAAAATTCCAATATCCTTGCCCAAGGAGATGGAACCAATAAAACTTTCACGATCCAAAAAGGTAATGGAACAAAAACAGGTGAGACAATCGATGGGGTCGATACACTCACACTTCAAAGTGCTGTGATTGATGTCAAAAACTCTAGTAATGGTGCTGAGTTGCAGCTCAATAGCGGTGGAAAGATCACTTCAAGTGGAGAATCTGAGCTTAAAACCGCAGGACTATCAATCGCCTCTCAAGCTCTCCAAGAGGGAGGGACTCAAAGCAGTTTGATTGCCCTTGAGGTTTTAGATGGTACGCTTAAAATCACCGAAACAACAGCAAAGGATAAAATCGGAACAATTAGCCTAGGACACAAAAATGCTTCTGATACCTATGAGGGTGGGAATCTGATCCTTTTGAAAAATGGAGAGCAAAAGCAAGAAGCTTACAATGCTCTCAAAATCCAAGCTCCACTGACTTCTTATGGGGATTCAAGCATTACTGCAAGCTCTTTTAGTGTAGAGGTATCATCTCAAGATCCTGTGATCTCTAGTGTTGGGGGAGAGCTTAAGCTGATCGCAAAGGGAACTTCTGCAGAAGTAGGAATGAGTGCCATAGCAGGAGAACAAAACACTCCCTTAAAAATCACTTCAGGTGAGATTAAACTTGTCAATGGAAGCTTGGGATTTTATACTAGTAAAGAAAAAACAGCTGATCTTACATTGGGGCAAATCACTCTAGGAAATATTCAAGCACAAGGCACTCTCTCCTCAGATTCTGCGACGAAAATTACCTCGATTGGCAACTCAACTATTAAGACAAGTCAAAATGGGTTACAACTTCATCATACAGAGATTGCCTCTACAGGTGGAACATTGCAACTTGTGGGACTTAAAGGAGAATCTACATTTGGCAATATTGTTTTAAATAATGGAGGTTTGATTGCTCTTGCAGGAGGAGATTCTAAGGATACTCAAGAAAGTATCAAGCTAGGATCGGGTAAAACAATCACGATGATCTCTAGCTCTCCTTATGTCTCTCCAAGCGCTCCTTTGGGTGGAGGAGGATTTGGGCAGATTCAGGCTAAGAGTGTTTCTTTTGAGGGAAATAGCACAGAATCTCAAAAGCTCATCAACCTTGTGATAAAACCTGAAAAACTTGCAAGTGGAGTGGAGCTCTTTTCTCTTCGAGAGGGAGATCTTGTTTTGATCAAAACAAGCGAGGGGATCACAAAAAATACAACTACAACTTTAGTAGAAGCCTCTAATTCTCAAAATGGGATAAAAATTGATCTTACAGATATCTCACTAGATTATGGCGGATATAAATCATTGCAACTGACACCCAAGCTAGAAGAAGATGAGAGCAAAAGCAAGGTTTTATCATTACTGCTTGGTGTGAGTGTGGTGCAGAATAATATCTCTGAGCTTTTAGAAAGTGTCCAAGATCCTACCAAGCGAAAAGAGCTAGAAGCGACATTGGCGCAGGGAAGATTGGAAGAAATTGCAGATTCGATTCTGACAAGTTCAAACCATCCTTTGAAAGTAGGGATTGCTGAGAATATTGCACAGGGCAATACGCAGATCGTCTCTGAAGTGCTTTATTATGCAGATGATGGTTTTGATGCGTTGGCTCATCTTGCATCGACAACCTATAATATCTATGAGCAAATGAGCTCGCTTTCTTTTGGATCATTGCAAAATCGTATGGCACGCATCAAAAACCCTTATGCTCCACAAGAAGAGCTTGCTACTCTTTTAAGAGAGGCTTCAAAATATGCTTATGCAAGCGATGATGATGGAATCATTTTAGATGTAGCAGAAGAAAAGAGGTTAGATAAAGGAGGGATTTGGGCGAGTTATGATGGGGCAATGCGAAGTGGAAGAAGTGTAAGCTCAAGTGTCAATGGGTTGAGTGCAGGATATGATGGGGTGATTGATGATCATGTATTGCTTGGTGGGTTTGTGAGTTATCTGTATGGGGGATATAATGGGGAGCATATTCAAAACTCTTCACACAATATTCATTTGGGACTTTATTCAAGAATGTATTTTGGGGGACACGAGATTGATTTGGTTTTGTCTCAAATGATTGGGATCAACTCCTCAACACTTAATGTGGGATATGGAACTTTTCCTGCTATGTTTAATGGAGAGTTTGGATTCAATTGGTATGCGACAAGTTTTCAGGCACGCTATGGATATGCATTTGCCTTGGGTGAGGAGGAAAGTCCTTATTATTTGAAACCTGTTTTTGGAATCGATACAGCATTTATTCTTAACGATCAAACCCAAACAAATGCAACTGCCTCTATTGGAATCACAAAAAGAGAAAATGTACGTTTTGATCTAATAGCTGGTCTTGAGCTGCGAAAATATTTCAATGCAGAGAGTTATGTGTTTGTTTTGCCAATGGTGCAAGCAGGGATTATCAATTTGGGAAATCAGATTCAAGTAGGTTTTGTGGGATCAAGAGCTCTTGCATATGACTTTGATCAAAAGCAAGATATCAATGTGGGGATCTATGCTGGGGGTCAAGGGAGTGTGGCTCAGAACCTTGCGATTTCTGGAGGTATGGGGATCAAAATGGGTGTCAAAAACACAGATGTGATTACAAGCTGGAATGTCGGCTTAAAGTACAAATTCTAA